One stretch of Micromonospora echinospora DNA includes these proteins:
- a CDS encoding DUF6518 family protein → MPPSRRAVAFVVPVAGFLLGFLDFVWIKRVPFPFAELGNSTATWAVAAFALGWWIRSGAVRAAVAASVLLIVAVPSYYLAATLLQGDDLAVIWAVTSFVWMAFGVVAGVVFGVAGIWARTDGWRRVVGTALPVAVFVEEALRFALKSRSDYPGVWWNVAIDLGLAALLVVLVGRSARVRLLAAAVALPLAAAGAVTFAAVAG, encoded by the coding sequence ATGCCACCCTCGCGTCGCGCCGTCGCGTTTGTCGTACCCGTCGCCGGATTCCTGCTCGGCTTCCTGGACTTCGTCTGGATCAAGCGGGTGCCGTTCCCGTTCGCCGAACTGGGCAACTCCACAGCCACCTGGGCGGTGGCCGCGTTCGCGCTGGGCTGGTGGATCAGGTCGGGCGCGGTGCGCGCCGCCGTGGCCGCCAGCGTGCTGCTGATCGTCGCGGTGCCCAGCTACTACCTGGCGGCCACGCTGCTCCAGGGCGACGACCTCGCCGTGATCTGGGCGGTCACCTCGTTCGTCTGGATGGCGTTCGGCGTGGTGGCGGGCGTGGTGTTCGGTGTCGCCGGAATCTGGGCGCGGACCGACGGATGGCGGCGCGTCGTGGGGACCGCGCTGCCGGTGGCCGTGTTCGTCGAGGAGGCGCTGCGGTTCGCGCTGAAGTCGCGGTCGGACTATCCCGGCGTGTGGTGGAACGTCGCCATCGACCTCGGGCTCGCCGCGCTGCTTGTGGTGCTGGTCGGCCGGTCCGCCCGGGTGCGGCTGCTGGCCGCCGCGGTGGCGCTGCCGCTGGCCGCGGCGGGCGCTGTCACGTTCGCCGCCGTCGCGGGCTGA
- a CDS encoding thiamine pyrophosphate-binding protein yields the protein MAERIVADLVVERLRAWRVPRVFGCPGAAIAPLVGALDDAGGDPAFVPARHEETASYMATGHAKFTGGVGVCLATQGPSAVHLLNGLYDAKLDSKPVVAIIGEDVTGPLGGAHEEIGLSRLFGDVCNQFVRYGRRPEQVPALLDQAFRTAAATRSPTCVVLPRVLQVTAVPDLLPQTAGVVTATPGEPLARVLPHDADLDAAASLLGNGRRVAVLVGQGAHGAAEEIVALADRLGAGVATSLLGKPVLDERLPFHTGVLGEVGTTAAAQLMGSCDTLLMIGTNDPWTDWFPMPGQVRTIQIDIDGRRIGTRYPVDVPLVGDAAETLRALLTRVPDQPLREWRGMVEKMVDRWRETAAERAAAPAEPVNPQLVLRELSARLPRHAAVAVDVGSVIYWYARHLELPPGVQAQLCGTLGSMGCALPYAVAAKLARPDEPVLALLGDGAMQLNGLAELITVAHHWTRWRDPRLIVLVLNNRDHSGVGGGRTPGGRRSDVPYAGWARLLGLHGVRVDRPDLVGPAWDEVLAADRPAVLEAVVDPAVPLEPPEPALADLRGLVTDGDAARRVRERVIQTEAIAADEVV from the coding sequence ATGGCTGAGCGCATCGTCGCCGACCTGGTGGTCGAGCGCCTGCGGGCCTGGCGGGTGCCGCGGGTGTTCGGCTGTCCGGGCGCGGCGATCGCCCCGCTGGTGGGCGCGCTCGACGACGCGGGCGGGGACCCGGCTTTCGTCCCCGCCCGGCACGAGGAGACCGCCTCGTACATGGCCACCGGGCACGCGAAGTTCACCGGCGGCGTCGGGGTGTGCCTGGCGACCCAGGGGCCCAGCGCGGTGCACCTGCTCAACGGGCTCTACGACGCCAAGCTCGACAGCAAGCCGGTGGTCGCGATCATCGGCGAGGACGTCACCGGCCCGCTCGGCGGCGCGCACGAGGAGATCGGGCTGAGCCGGCTGTTCGGCGACGTGTGCAACCAGTTCGTCCGCTACGGCCGCCGGCCTGAGCAGGTGCCGGCGCTGCTGGACCAGGCGTTCCGTACCGCGGCCGCGACCCGCAGCCCGACCTGTGTGGTGCTGCCACGGGTGTTGCAGGTCACCGCCGTACCGGACCTGCTGCCGCAGACCGCCGGCGTGGTCACCGCGACGCCCGGCGAGCCGCTGGCCCGGGTGCTGCCGCACGACGCCGACCTGGACGCCGCCGCCTCGCTGCTCGGCAACGGGCGGCGGGTGGCGGTGCTGGTCGGTCAGGGCGCGCACGGCGCGGCCGAGGAGATCGTCGCGCTGGCCGACCGGCTCGGCGCGGGCGTCGCCACGTCGCTGCTCGGCAAGCCGGTGCTCGACGAGCGGCTGCCGTTCCACACCGGCGTGCTCGGCGAGGTCGGCACCACCGCCGCCGCGCAGCTCATGGGCAGCTGCGACACGCTCCTGATGATCGGCACGAATGACCCGTGGACCGACTGGTTCCCGATGCCGGGACAGGTGCGCACCATCCAGATCGACATCGACGGCCGGCGCATCGGCACCCGCTACCCGGTGGACGTGCCGCTGGTCGGCGACGCCGCCGAGACGCTGCGGGCGCTGCTGACCCGGGTACCCGACCAGCCCCTGCGCGAGTGGCGCGGCATGGTGGAGAAGATGGTGGACCGGTGGCGGGAGACCGCCGCCGAGCGCGCGGCCGCCCCGGCCGAGCCGGTCAACCCGCAGCTCGTGCTCCGCGAGCTGTCCGCCCGGCTGCCCCGGCACGCCGCGGTCGCCGTCGACGTCGGCTCGGTCATCTACTGGTACGCCCGGCACCTGGAGCTGCCGCCGGGGGTGCAGGCGCAGCTGTGCGGCACGCTCGGCTCGATGGGCTGCGCGCTGCCGTACGCGGTCGCGGCCAAGCTGGCCCGCCCGGACGAGCCGGTGCTCGCGCTGCTCGGCGACGGCGCGATGCAGCTCAACGGCCTGGCCGAGCTGATCACGGTGGCCCACCACTGGACGCGGTGGCGCGATCCCCGGCTGATCGTGCTGGTGCTGAACAACCGGGACCACTCCGGTGTGGGCGGCGGGCGGACGCCCGGGGGGCGGCGCTCCGACGTGCCGTACGCCGGGTGGGCCCGCCTGCTCGGGCTGCACGGCGTCCGGGTGGACCGGCCCGACCTGGTCGGACCCGCCTGGGACGAGGTGCTCGCGGCCGACCGGCCGGCCGTCCTGGAGGCGGTGGTGGACCCGGCCGTGCCGCTGGAGCCGCCCGAACCGGCGCTGGCCGACCTGCGTGGCCTGGTGACCGACGGGGACGCCGCCCGCCGGGTGCGGGAGCGGGTGATCCAGACCGAGGCCATCGCGGCGGACGAGGTCGTTTAG
- the map gene encoding type I methionyl aminopeptidase produces the protein MIEILSPTDVRRARDTGALVAHILQTLRSRTTVGTNLLDIDRQAQRMIVEAGAQSCYVDYEPSFGRGPFGHYICTSVNDAVLHGLPHDYALADGDLLSLDLAVSLGGVVADSAISFLVGDARPPESVALIDATERALRAGIAAAGPGARVGDLSHAIGSVLTAAGYSVNTEFGGHGVGSTMHQDPHVSNTGRPGRGYTLRPGLLLALEPWVMADTATLVTDADGWTLRSATGCRTAHSEHTIAITDDGAEILTLPRS, from the coding sequence ATGATCGAGATCCTGAGCCCCACCGACGTACGGCGGGCGCGGGACACCGGCGCCCTGGTCGCCCACATCCTTCAGACGCTTCGCAGCCGCACCACTGTCGGCACCAACCTGCTCGACATCGACAGGCAGGCCCAGCGCATGATCGTCGAGGCCGGGGCGCAGTCCTGCTACGTCGACTACGAGCCGTCCTTCGGGCGCGGGCCGTTCGGCCACTACATCTGCACGTCGGTCAACGACGCGGTGCTGCACGGGCTGCCGCACGACTACGCGCTCGCCGACGGTGACCTGCTGAGTCTCGACCTGGCCGTCAGCCTCGGCGGGGTGGTGGCCGACTCCGCGATCAGCTTCCTCGTCGGCGACGCCCGGCCTCCGGAGAGCGTCGCGCTGATCGACGCGACGGAGCGCGCGTTGCGCGCCGGGATCGCCGCTGCCGGTCCCGGCGCCCGCGTCGGCGACCTCTCGCACGCCATCGGATCGGTCCTCACCGCGGCCGGATACTCGGTGAACACCGAGTTCGGCGGCCACGGCGTCGGGTCGACGATGCACCAGGACCCGCACGTGTCGAACACCGGCCGGCCCGGGCGCGGTTACACGTTGCGCCCCGGGCTGCTGCTGGCGCTGGAGCCGTGGGTGATGGCGGACACCGCCACGCTCGTCACCGACGCCGACGGGTGGACGCTGCGCAGCGCGACCGGCTGCCGTACCGCGCACAGCGAGCACACCATCGCCATCACCGACGACGGCGCGGAGATCCTGACGCTGCCGAGGTCGTGA
- the bla gene encoding class A beta-lactamase — translation MLTATALVAGCTKDQPEAAPSTSAPTASTPNATPSAEPVPAPAELAALERRFGARIGVYAVDTGTGRTLAHRADERFAYASTCKALAAGAVLAATSDADRDRVLRYRRADLVAHSPVTERHVDTGIALRDAAEAAVRHSDNTAGNLLFDALGGPAGFERALRDVGDRVTRPVRTEPELNAATPGDTRDTSTPRALVGSLRAYTLGEALPPADRDLLLGWMRASTTGSGLVRAGVPAGWQVADKSGTGGYGTRNDIAVVWPPDGAPIVLAVLTSRDSRDAKPDDALVAQAARATVTALR, via the coding sequence ATGCTCACGGCGACGGCCCTGGTGGCCGGCTGCACAAAGGACCAGCCCGAAGCGGCACCGTCCACCAGCGCCCCGACCGCATCCACGCCGAACGCCACACCGAGCGCCGAGCCGGTACCCGCGCCGGCCGAGCTGGCGGCGCTGGAGCGGCGCTTCGGCGCCCGCATCGGCGTCTACGCCGTCGACACCGGCACCGGGCGCACCCTCGCCCACCGGGCCGACGAGCGGTTCGCGTACGCCTCGACGTGCAAGGCGCTCGCCGCGGGCGCGGTGCTGGCCGCCACGTCCGACGCCGACCGGGACCGCGTGCTCCGATACCGGCGCGCCGACCTGGTGGCGCACTCACCGGTGACCGAACGACACGTGGACACCGGGATCGCGCTGCGGGATGCCGCCGAGGCGGCGGTGCGGCACAGCGACAACACCGCCGGCAACCTGCTGTTCGACGCGCTCGGCGGCCCGGCCGGCTTCGAGCGGGCGCTGCGGGACGTCGGCGACCGGGTCACCCGGCCGGTCCGCACCGAGCCGGAACTCAACGCGGCCACACCCGGTGACACGCGCGACACCAGCACGCCCCGCGCGCTCGTCGGCTCGCTGCGGGCGTACACGCTGGGTGAGGCCCTGCCGCCCGCGGACCGTGACCTGCTGCTGGGCTGGATGCGGGCCAGCACCACCGGCAGCGGCCTGGTCCGGGCCGGCGTGCCGGCCGGGTGGCAGGTGGCCGACAAGTCGGGCACCGGCGGGTACGGCACCCGCAACGACATCGCCGTGGTGTGGCCCCCGGACGGGGCGCCGATCGTGCTCGCCGTCCTGACCAGCCGCGACAGCCGCGACGCGAAGCCCGACGACGCGCTGGTCGCCCAGGCCGCGCGGGCGACGGTGACCGCTTTGCGCTGA
- a CDS encoding glutamate--cysteine ligase, translating to MGEDVGVRTFSREDRARYREKVRRCLDVFAEMLRESRFDVERPMTGLEIELNLVDDDFDPAMRNADVLEAIADPAFQTELGQFNVEINVEPRRLAGTGTAAFEEHVRASLNAAESKARTVGAHMVMVGILPTLRPEHLTAETLSANPRYALLNEQIFAARGEDLPIAISGVERLATTADTITPEAACTSTQFHLQVSPAQFADYWNAAQAIAGIQVALGANSPLFFGRELWRETRVPLFQQATDTRAEEIKAQGVRPRVWFGERWITSVFDLFEENVRYFPALLPVCDPEDPATTLHSGGVPKLAELRLHNGTIYRWNRPVYDVLKGRPHLRVENRVLPAGPTVLDTVANGAFYFGLVRALAESDRPLWSQMSFSAAEENFQACARHGIDAQVYWPGLGYLPVTELVLRRLLPLAHHGLDRWGVDPAERDRLLGIVEQRCLTSRNGATWQVETLHRLESADHLDRPAALREVVRHYVDLMHSNRPVHEWPIP from the coding sequence ATGGGCGAGGACGTCGGCGTGCGTACCTTCAGCCGGGAGGACCGGGCCCGCTATCGCGAGAAGGTCCGGCGGTGCCTGGACGTCTTCGCCGAGATGCTGCGTGAGTCCCGGTTCGACGTGGAACGGCCGATGACCGGCCTGGAGATCGAGCTGAACCTGGTCGACGACGACTTCGACCCGGCCATGCGCAACGCCGACGTGCTGGAGGCGATCGCCGATCCGGCGTTCCAGACGGAGCTGGGCCAGTTCAACGTCGAGATCAACGTCGAGCCGCGGCGGCTGGCCGGGACCGGCACGGCCGCCTTCGAGGAGCACGTGCGGGCCAGCCTGAACGCCGCCGAGTCCAAGGCCCGCACGGTGGGCGCGCACATGGTCATGGTCGGCATCCTGCCGACGCTGCGCCCGGAGCACCTGACCGCCGAGACGCTGTCGGCCAATCCCCGGTACGCGCTGCTGAACGAGCAGATCTTCGCCGCCCGGGGCGAGGACCTGCCGATCGCGATCAGCGGGGTGGAGCGGCTGGCCACCACCGCCGACACCATCACGCCGGAGGCGGCCTGCACCAGCACCCAGTTCCACCTCCAGGTCAGCCCGGCGCAGTTCGCCGACTACTGGAACGCGGCCCAGGCGATCGCCGGCATCCAGGTGGCGCTCGGCGCGAACTCGCCGCTGTTCTTCGGCCGGGAGCTGTGGCGCGAGACCCGGGTGCCGCTGTTCCAGCAGGCCACCGACACCCGGGCGGAGGAGATCAAGGCCCAGGGGGTACGCCCGCGGGTGTGGTTCGGGGAACGCTGGATCACCTCGGTATTCGACCTGTTCGAGGAGAACGTGCGCTACTTCCCGGCGCTGCTGCCGGTCTGCGACCCGGAGGACCCGGCCACCACGCTGCACAGCGGCGGGGTGCCGAAGCTGGCCGAGCTGCGCCTGCACAACGGCACCATCTACCGGTGGAACCGGCCGGTCTACGACGTGCTGAAGGGCCGCCCGCACCTGCGGGTGGAGAACCGGGTGCTGCCGGCCGGGCCGACGGTGCTGGACACGGTCGCCAACGGCGCGTTCTACTTCGGCCTGGTACGGGCGCTCGCCGAGTCCGACCGTCCGCTGTGGTCGCAGATGTCGTTCAGCGCGGCCGAGGAGAACTTCCAGGCCTGCGCCCGGCACGGCATCGACGCCCAGGTGTACTGGCCCGGGCTGGGCTACCTGCCGGTGACCGAGCTGGTGCTGCGCCGGTTGCTGCCGCTGGCCCACCACGGGCTGGACCGGTGGGGCGTGGACCCGGCCGAACGGGACCGGCTGCTCGGCATCGTCGAGCAGCGCTGCCTGACCAGCCGTAACGGCGCGACCTGGCAGGTGGAGACGCTGCACCGGCTGGAGTCGGCCGATCACCTGGACCGGCCGGCGGCGCTGCGCGAGGTGGTCCGCCACTACGTCGATCTGATGCACAGCAACCGGCCCGTGCACGAGTGGCCCATCCCCTGA
- a CDS encoding alpha/beta fold hydrolase, producing the protein MFAGFTLTEIDVGPVRLRVRHGGAGPPVVLLHGHPRTHATWHRVAPRLAARHTVICPDLRGYGGSSKPPSDPEHTVYSKRAMAADVVALLDALGHRRAAVIGHDRGAYVAMRTALDHPDRVSRLGVLDGVPIGEALARCDARFAARWWHWFFLGQLAKPAERVINADPDAWYGGSPEEMGEQAYADYRRAIGDPATVHAMCEDYRAGLGPDRAADDADRAAGRRIACPVLFAWSERDDMIDLYGDPAAIWRDWADDVRTASIPSGHHMAEEAPHELTDVLAGFLAEDLAALSDRRG; encoded by the coding sequence ATGTTCGCAGGATTCACGCTCACCGAGATCGACGTGGGGCCGGTACGCCTGCGCGTGCGCCACGGCGGCGCCGGGCCGCCGGTGGTGCTGCTGCACGGGCACCCGCGTACCCATGCGACCTGGCACCGGGTGGCGCCGCGGCTGGCCGCGCGGCACACGGTGATCTGCCCGGACCTGCGCGGTTACGGCGGCTCGTCGAAGCCGCCGAGCGACCCGGAGCACACGGTCTACTCGAAGCGGGCGATGGCCGCCGACGTGGTGGCGCTGCTCGACGCGCTCGGCCACCGCCGGGCCGCCGTGATCGGTCACGACCGCGGGGCGTACGTGGCCATGCGGACCGCCCTGGACCACCCGGACCGGGTGAGCCGCCTCGGGGTGCTGGACGGGGTGCCGATCGGCGAGGCGCTGGCCCGCTGCGACGCCCGGTTCGCCGCCCGCTGGTGGCACTGGTTCTTCCTCGGTCAGCTCGCCAAGCCGGCCGAGCGGGTGATCAACGCCGATCCGGACGCCTGGTACGGCGGCTCACCGGAGGAGATGGGCGAGCAGGCGTACGCCGACTACCGGCGGGCCATCGGTGATCCGGCGACAGTGCACGCCATGTGCGAGGACTACCGCGCCGGGCTCGGGCCGGACCGGGCGGCGGACGACGCGGACCGGGCCGCCGGGCGCCGGATCGCCTGCCCGGTGCTGTTCGCCTGGTCCGAGCGCGACGACATGATCGACCTGTACGGCGACCCGGCCGCCATCTGGCGGGACTGGGCCGACGACGTGCGGACCGCCTCGATCCCGTCCGGGCACCACATGGCCGAGGAGGCGCCGCACGAGCTGACCGACGTGCTGGCCGGCTTCCTCGCGGAGGACCTCGCCGCGCTCAGCGACCGGCGGGGGTGA
- a CDS encoding DUF3817 domain-containing protein — MAADGEGEWLMRDGWIRAFVVAAFAEACSWAALLAGMAVKYGPPGNEIGVKIFGPIHGALFVVYGLLTLVVALRRRWTLVQAGLALVSAVPPFATVLFERWARRRGLLDAPAPAERPLTPAGR; from the coding sequence ATGGCCGCCGACGGCGAAGGGGAGTGGCTGATGCGCGACGGGTGGATCCGGGCGTTCGTGGTGGCGGCGTTCGCCGAGGCCTGCTCGTGGGCGGCGCTGCTGGCCGGCATGGCGGTCAAGTACGGCCCGCCCGGAAACGAGATCGGTGTGAAGATCTTCGGCCCGATCCACGGCGCGTTGTTCGTGGTCTACGGCCTGCTCACGCTCGTCGTCGCCCTGCGGCGTCGCTGGACGCTCGTGCAGGCCGGGCTGGCCCTGGTCAGCGCGGTGCCGCCGTTCGCCACGGTGCTGTTCGAGCGCTGGGCGCGCCGCCGGGGCCTGCTCGACGCGCCGGCCCCGGCCGAGCGGCCGCTCACCCCCGCCGGTCGCTGA
- a CDS encoding Vms1/Ankzf1 family peptidyl-tRNA hydrolase, which yields MQLSFLRPVYNRPGPWCSVYLDASRDTQDARAQVDLRWRALKGDLLSQGADPVTVEAVEEVVRRHQPMPGDYGIAVFATRGRVVLTEYLSAPPLRDLASWSALPHTMPLVAQRGEQVAWVRVLADRTGADAMAVSAGGVPRRAHVTGAQSRQLRRVQPGGWSQSRYQRAAMEAWHQNAGDAAAATADLAERVGADVVVVAGDIRATGMIAAQLPERWQDVLVRTDAGARDVGADDTLMDDITAQTVAEVADRRVTAALDRFGVQEDVGAGLDAVVSALQRNQVDTMLIVDDPSADGELWVGPEPTEIATDPGQLADMSVADPQRVRADAALLRALIGTDADLTVLAPEEAPELTDGVGAVLRYVDASTPGRGNG from the coding sequence ATGCAGCTGTCCTTCCTGCGCCCGGTCTACAACCGTCCCGGGCCCTGGTGCTCGGTGTACCTGGACGCCTCCCGCGACACCCAGGACGCGCGAGCGCAGGTCGACCTGCGCTGGCGGGCCCTCAAGGGCGACCTGCTGAGCCAGGGCGCCGACCCGGTCACCGTCGAGGCGGTGGAGGAGGTCGTCCGCCGGCACCAGCCGATGCCCGGCGACTACGGCATCGCCGTCTTCGCCACCCGGGGCCGCGTGGTGCTCACCGAGTACCTGTCCGCGCCGCCGCTGCGTGACCTGGCGAGCTGGTCGGCGCTGCCGCACACCATGCCGCTCGTCGCCCAGCGCGGCGAGCAGGTGGCCTGGGTGCGGGTGCTTGCCGACCGCACCGGCGCGGACGCGATGGCGGTGAGCGCCGGCGGCGTGCCCCGCCGCGCCCACGTCACGGGCGCGCAGAGCCGGCAGCTGCGGCGCGTGCAGCCGGGCGGCTGGTCGCAGTCGCGCTACCAGCGCGCCGCCATGGAGGCGTGGCATCAGAACGCCGGTGACGCCGCCGCGGCCACCGCCGACCTTGCCGAGCGGGTCGGCGCGGACGTGGTGGTGGTGGCCGGGGACATCCGGGCCACCGGGATGATCGCCGCCCAGCTGCCGGAACGGTGGCAGGACGTGCTGGTCCGCACCGACGCCGGCGCCCGCGACGTCGGCGCGGACGACACGCTGATGGACGACATCACGGCGCAGACCGTCGCCGAGGTCGCCGACCGGCGCGTCACCGCCGCCCTGGACCGCTTCGGCGTGCAGGAGGACGTCGGCGCCGGCCTCGACGCCGTGGTCTCCGCGCTGCAACGCAACCAGGTCGACACCATGCTCATCGTGGACGACCCGTCCGCCGACGGCGAGCTGTGGGTGGGCCCCGAGCCGACCGAGATCGCCACCGACCCGGGCCAGCTGGCGGACATGTCCGTGGCCGACCCGCAGCGGGTACGCGCCGATGCCGCGCTGCTGCGCGCGCTGATCGGCACCGACGCGGACCTGACAGTGCTCGCGCCGGAGGAGGCGCCGGAGCTGACCGACGGGGTCGGCGCGGTGCTGCGCTACGTCGACGCGAGCACGCCAGGGCGGGGTAATGGCTGA
- a CDS encoding helix-turn-helix domain-containing protein: MVRLPLTPAEVERGQRLGALLRRARGERSMLLTALDAGVSPETLRKIESGRVATPAFPTIAAIADVLGLSLDAVWSEINHSDDAVRLAPSERRLAS; the protein is encoded by the coding sequence ATGGTCCGGTTGCCCCTCACCCCCGCCGAGGTCGAGCGCGGGCAGCGCCTCGGCGCGCTCCTGCGTCGCGCCCGGGGCGAGCGATCCATGCTGCTCACCGCGCTCGACGCGGGTGTCTCCCCGGAGACGCTCCGGAAGATCGAGTCCGGCCGGGTAGCCACCCCGGCGTTCCCCACCATCGCCGCGATCGCCGACGTCCTCGGCCTCTCCCTCGACGCGGTGTGGTCGGAGATCAACCACTCCGACGACGCGGTGCGTCTCGCGCCGTCCGAGCGGCGCCTCGCCTCGTAG